In Salmo trutta unplaced genomic scaffold, fSalTru1.1, whole genome shotgun sequence, the following are encoded in one genomic region:
- the LOC115184400 gene encoding cGMP-specific 3',5'-cyclic phosphodiesterase-like: protein MREESSSNHAHLELVKGILGYVVATGMPMNMTGDVYEDPWFTTDEDQTAAFKLKSVLSVPIKNSRQEVLGAALVLNKRISDDVQGSLFTDQDEKVLACHMGLLGLVLDNVQLFESSRQEANRCQVLLTLARLLSEEQKSMENLLGKMAATILPFARAQYCTIFIARDRPKNSFSGLVHMEGEEQGSEFQIFQRF, encoded by the exons ATGAGGGAAGAGTCTTCCAGCAACCACGCCCACCTGGAGCTGGTGAAGGGCATCCTGGGATATGTAGTTGCCACAGGGATGCCCATGAACATGACAGGAGATGTCTATGAG gaccccTGGTTCACCACAGACGAGGACCAGACGGCAGCGTTCAAACTCAAGAGTGTCCTCAGTGTCCCTATTAAGAACAGCAGACAGGAG gTTCTAGGAGCAGCTCTGGTACTGAACAAGAGGATCAGTGATGATGTCCAGGGTTCTCTGTTCACAGACCAGGATGAgaag GTCCTGGCCTGTCACATGGGTCTGCTCGGGCTGGTCCTGGACAATGTTCAGCTGTTTGAGAGTTCCAGACAGGAAGCCAACCGATGCCAG gtgttGTTGACCCTGGCCAGACTGCTGTCCGAGGAACAGAAGTCGATGGAGAATCTCCTGGGCAAGATGGCCGCCACCATCCTGCCTTTTGCACGGGCTCAGTACTGTACCATTTTCATCGCCAGGGACAGGCCCAAG AACTCCTTCTCTGGGCTGGTCCATATGGAGGGAGAAGAACAAGGGTCAGAGTTCCAGATCTTTCAAAGGTTCTAG